The Sagittula stellata E-37 sequence AAGTAGAGGGCGAAGGTCTCGGGATCCGTTTCACACAGCTTCTGGAGCGAATTCCAGATCCGGTCGTTGGCACCCGCCGCGGCGAAGTGATCGGCCCCGCCGCCGGAGCGCGCCTTCTCCTCCGCGATGATCGCCTCATAGGCGCGGCTGGCGGCGTCGATTGGGGCGGTGTCCTCGTAGGCGCCCTTCAGCACCAGCGCCCCTGCGGACTGGCCCAGCACCCAGCCCCATTCAGCCAGCAGGGACTGACGCTGCGCCGGGTCGCTGAGGGCCGCGGTAAGAGAGGGCATGTCGTAGAGCGGGACGTTCTTCTGAACGTCAGTGGCAAAGCGGAGCTGTCCCGCTGAAAGGGTCTGCCCGCAGAGCCGGGCGAAGTCCTGCAGGTCGCAGTCCTCGATATCGAAGTAACCGACGTCTTTCATGAATCCTCCTCCTTGGTCTCCGCCTCTTTCGGATCGAAGGCGAAGAAGAACTGATATGCGCAGTACAGGCCGATCAGGCCGAAGAGCAGCGCCCACATCGGCCCACCCCATGACAGTTCCAGCAATGCCCAGCCGAGGCAGGCCGCGACCGTCACGATCCGCCGCCAGAGCGGTTTGAAGAATGGGTGCTGGACGTCGAGAAGGCGGGCCATGGCGTCAGGTTTCGACAGTCAGGCCTGCGTTTGCGCAGACCTCCAGAATGTGCTGATAGCCCTTCTGGCTGTATTCGTAGGGCGGCGCCTTGGCCGGATCCTGTTCGGCCTCGACCACGATCCAGCCGTTGAAGGACATCTTCGCCAGCTTGTCGGCCACGGCCTGAAAATCGATGCAGCCGTCGCCCGGCACGGTGAAGGCGCCCGCGATCACGGCGTCGAGGAACGAGCGGTCGTTCTCGCGCACGTCCTTCACGATATCCGGGCGGATGTCCTTGAAGTGCACATGGTGTATACGATCTGCCCAGCGGTCCATCGTCGCCATGACATCGCCGCCGCCGAACAACAGGTGGCCGGTGTCGAAGCACAGCGTGACCTCGGGGGAAGACCCCTCCATCAGCCAGGTCACCTCTTCCTCGCTTTCGATGAAGCTGCCCATGTGGTGGTGGTAGGACAGGACCATGCCACGGTCCTGCATCCACTTTGCCACCTCGGACAGTTTGCGGGCATAGGCCATAACCTCGTCCCGGGACAGCTTTGGACGGTCGTTGACAGGCGTGTTCGCCATGCCTTGCACGGTGTTTGAACACTCTGCGTATACAAGGCAGGGGGAGTTCAACGCGATGAACTGATCGACCTGCTGGGTGATCGCGGCGCATTCCTCTTCGACACTGGCGACCAGCAGGTTGCCGGAGCACCAGCCACCGCAAAGCGCGATGTCGTACTTCTGGAGATAGGCCTTCAGCCCCTCGGTGTCCGCGGGCATCCGGCGGCCCCGCTCGACGCCGGTATAGCCGATTTCGCGGGCCTCCTTCAGGCACTGCTCCATGGTGTAGGCAGAGGTCAGGTCGGGCAGATCGTCGTTCTGCCATGCGATGGGGGAGATGCCGATCTTGACGGTCATTGTGCTATCCTCACGTGCGCTCGAGCAGCGCGGCTTCGTAGCCCTTGCGGGCGTCGTTCACTTCGGCGCGCTCCGAGACCTCGGGCACAGCCACGTCCCACCAGTTGCCGCCATGCGGGGTCGAGGGGTAGGGATCGGTGTCGATCACCAGCACAAACGGGCCGGTCGCGTCCTTGGGACGGGCCAGTCCGTCCTCCAGTTCCGCGATGTTCGAGACGTGGACCGACGCTGCGCCCATCGCGGCGCTGTGCGCGGCGAAGTCGATGTTGCTGTCCGCGGCAGAGGAATGATCCAGAAGGTTGTTGAACTCCGCGCCGCCGGTGCCCATCTGGAGCCGATTGATGCAGCCGTAGCCTCGGTTGTCGGTGATGACGACGGTGATCTTGAGACCCATCGCCGCCGCCGTAGCAAGCTCGGAGTTGGCCATCATGTAGGACCCGTCGCCAATCATGCAGATCACGTCGCGTTCGGGCTGGGCCATCTTGATCCCCATGGCGCCTGCGATCTCGTAGCCCATGCAGGAAAAGCCGTATTCCATGTGATAGGCTCCGGGGCGCGGCGCCTTCCACAGCTTGTGCAACTCGCCCGGCATGGTGCCTGCGGCGCACATCACGACGGTATCGGGGCCGGACGCGCGCTGCACCGCGCCGATGACCTGCTGGTCGGTCGGCAGTTCGTTGCCCTCGGCAGGCGCATCGGTCAGCGGATCGACCTTGCCGAACCAGGCCTCCTTGAAGCCTTCGATGTTCAGGCCGCCCTTGTAACTGCCAAGCGCCGAGGCGAGATCCCGCAGGCCCACGCGCGCATCCGCCATCAGAGGCATCGCGCCATGCTTTACGGCGTCGTAGGCCTGCACGTTCAGCGACACGAGCTTTGCGCCGCCGCTGAAAACGGTCCACGACCCGGTGGTGAAGTCCTGGAAGCGCGTGCCGACGCCCAGCACGAGGTCCGCCTCGGCACAGGCCCGGTTCGCCGATTCAGCGCCGGTCACGCCCACGGGGCCAAGGTTCAGCGGATGATCCCAAGCCAGCGACGACTTGCCCGCCTGCGTTTCGACCACGGGGATGTCGAAGGTTTCCGCGAAGGTCCGAAGGTCGGCGCAGGCGTCCGAGAAATGCACACCGCCACCGGCGACGATCAGCGGCTTTTTCGCCGTCTTGATCGCCTCCGCCGCGCGGGCCAGTTCGCCTTCGTCGGGGCGGATACGGCGCTGGTGCCACGTCGTCGGCTCGAAGAACGCCTCCGGGTAATCATAGGCCTCCGCTTGCACGTCCTGGCAGAAGGCCAGCGTCACCGGCCCGCACTGTGCCGGATCGGTCATGGTTGCCATTGCACGGGGCAGGGCGGTCAGAAGTTGCTCGGGGCGGGTGATGCGGTCGAAGTAGCGCGACACCGGCCGGAAGCAGTCGTTGGCGCTGATTGTGCCGTCCTCGAAGTCCTCGACCTGCTGGAGCACCGGATCGGGGCCACGGTTGGCAAAAACGTCGCCCGGGACCAGCAGGACAGGAATGCGGTTCACGTGGGCAAGCGCGGCGGCGGTGACCATGTTGGTCGCGCCTGGCCCGATGGAAGATGTCACCATCATTGCGCGTTTGCGGCCCAGTTGTTTTGAATAGGCAATGGCGGCATGCGCCATGGTCTGTTCGTTGTGGCCGCGCCACGTGGGGAGGGTCTCGCGCTCGTGGTAGAGCGCCTCGCCCATCGCAGCCACGTTGCCGTGACCGAAGATCGCCCAGCACCCGGCGAGGAAGCGTTCGCCGTCCTCGTTCATCTGGTTGGACAGGTAGCGGACCATCGCCTGCGCGGCGGTCAGTCGTATCATGGCCATATCGGCGCCCTCCCTCAGGCGGTCTGTCGTGTCGTGTCGGCCTGCGCGGACGCCTGCGCGCGCGCATCGTCCCATATGGTGCAGAGCCGGGTGTAGTTGTCCTTCATTAGGGCGATGGCATCGGCGTCCGACATCTCGCCCTTCATCCAGGCCTGCGCGGCGTCGCCAAAGATCGTGCGGCCGACGGCAAAACCCTTCACCAGGGGGAACCGCGCGGCGAACCTGAAG is a genomic window containing:
- the iolD gene encoding 3D-(3,5/4)-trihydroxycyclohexane-1,2-dione acylhydrolase (decyclizing); this encodes MAMIRLTAAQAMVRYLSNQMNEDGERFLAGCWAIFGHGNVAAMGEALYHERETLPTWRGHNEQTMAHAAIAYSKQLGRKRAMMVTSSIGPGATNMVTAAALAHVNRIPVLLVPGDVFANRGPDPVLQQVEDFEDGTISANDCFRPVSRYFDRITRPEQLLTALPRAMATMTDPAQCGPVTLAFCQDVQAEAYDYPEAFFEPTTWHQRRIRPDEGELARAAEAIKTAKKPLIVAGGGVHFSDACADLRTFAETFDIPVVETQAGKSSLAWDHPLNLGPVGVTGAESANRACAEADLVLGVGTRFQDFTTGSWTVFSGGAKLVSLNVQAYDAVKHGAMPLMADARVGLRDLASALGSYKGGLNIEGFKEAWFGKVDPLTDAPAEGNELPTDQQVIGAVQRASGPDTVVMCAAGTMPGELHKLWKAPRPGAYHMEYGFSCMGYEIAGAMGIKMAQPERDVICMIGDGSYMMANSELATAAAMGLKITVVITDNRGYGCINRLQMGTGGAEFNNLLDHSSAADSNIDFAAHSAAMGAASVHVSNIAELEDGLARPKDATGPFVLVIDTDPYPSTPHGGNWWDVAVPEVSERAEVNDARKGYEAALLERT
- the iolE gene encoding myo-inosose-2 dehydratase; translated protein: MTVKIGISPIAWQNDDLPDLTSAYTMEQCLKEAREIGYTGVERGRRMPADTEGLKAYLQKYDIALCGGWCSGNLLVASVEEECAAITQQVDQFIALNSPCLVYAECSNTVQGMANTPVNDRPKLSRDEVMAYARKLSEVAKWMQDRGMVLSYHHHMGSFIESEEEVTWLMEGSSPEVTLCFDTGHLLFGGGDVMATMDRWADRIHHVHFKDIRPDIVKDVRENDRSFLDAVIAGAFTVPGDGCIDFQAVADKLAKMSFNGWIVVEAEQDPAKAPPYEYSQKGYQHILEVCANAGLTVET